The following nucleotide sequence is from Acyrthosiphon pisum isolate AL4f chromosome A2, pea_aphid_22Mar2018_4r6ur, whole genome shotgun sequence.
CTCTTAATATTCGTAGTTGAACGATACATTCATTGTCTTCTTCTTTACTGCGTTCAGTAGATAGTTGTAGTCTcccaattaaatttatttttcctcTTTTTTGAAGTTTaccatttttactaaaatatttttttttattacaaaaatgtattatttagtcaaataataaaatataatgtatttcaaGTCACTCTTACACTATAGAGAACTGTTCATTAAtccaaaatattgtgttttcatTGAACTCTTTTGGAGATGGTACTTCGGGCACTACTAACACtacttgtttttttaattttgggaaATTTACTAGAgactaaaaacaacaaaaattacataatattaataccaataCTTAATACTGGAACCAATCATAAATTTTCTTTTCATTCACTAACAAATTAATagtaaccaaaaattaaatcttataaaaaactTTCATAATACCTAAACCCAAACCTAAAATTTGAAACACACATTTGTATAATCGAAACTAAAAGTATAATACTGGTTTCAATCTGTATTTTATAGCCATATTGGTTGTTGGAGTATGGAAAGTTTAAGCCCTCCCAATCGCCGTATTTACACTTTGTTTTAGACTGTATTTAACCAATGTTGTAgccaattttgtactttttgtacCCCTGAATCCACCACTGATGCTTACATTTCTTGATGAAAATAAGCATATTTTCCAAAagagatttatttaaatttattaataacaactgTGGAACTAAGGGACTTTATTctataaaaagcttaaaatataccTTTATTTATGCCTCAAAAAATTGCATGAACACACATTATAAAGaggaaaaatgtatacttagaaattaataaaatacgggctatataattattattccacaaaatatccaaaattaaaaaaaaaatttgatacatcttaatatgtaaaacatacaTACCAACTTAAATCAAGGTTAAATTCTGAGGCACTACATATTGCTGGTATATAACACATGTCAATGTTTTAATGATTGATTTTgaacatataggtattaatatgtatcataTACTTAAATTTCTTCCGTTGTGgaataaaaatggtaaaaaattcaAGCTACTAATGGCTAAGATTAGTAAAATCCAGTCAATCAAATAACTAGTAAACAAGAAGAGAATTTAAAAAACCCATTCACACAACAGacaaaaacttttgtttttaaatcttccATGACTttcctattaatatattatttaatagtatggtttagtttaaaataaataagtgttttatattaaacttagtTTACAAGTTCAAGAGTTTTCACTTAAGCATTTATATACTAACCCATAATGTTCGTCGTAATTCAGGATCAGGCAACTCTGTAGCCAATCTAAGATTTTCATAAGATATTTTATCTTTTGGTCTTTGATTCCACGCAAATAATACAGCCATTTGGAATGTTGTAACATCAATGTCAAACCGgccaatttcatttaaaaatgttatctgcataaattatttttatttgaaagtggacattatgtacattgttaaatgtttttatattttatgcaaacaaAATCCACTTACTGTGCCATTAGACATGTGATGATACCACTGTAATTTTCGACCACTATGTTTTTTTCGATAAAAGTCTTCTACTTCTGGTATATAGTCTTCTAACTCCATTGGCAATGACACTGTAACACGTTCACTACCTCGTGACCAAGCTCCagcattcaatattttaatattgatagaaTCTACAAATTACCAATTTTATTCTAGTCATTATTCAAGTCTGTCCCaacaaatcatatattttataacatttttacaagtaaacgttataaaacatattgaaaacattgtaacacttttattaaaaataaataaaaataaactaaaaataatactagtATAGTCTTAtccttttataaataaaaatcttatcgCTAAAACAAACTGTCAACATTAGAACCAAACAgcgttttacatattatactattataggaagttatgatttttgtagaattacattttttaaatttagaattaaatatttaaatatctatggATGTTTAAAGACAACAATAAGCAACATTTTTGATGGTGTACACAGGGGTCCATGTAGAggtaaaaaattactaaaacggTAAAATTGTCCGGAGACGGGATGTTTGTTATAAAACCTTACATGTAATATAGCATTGCAAAAATTAGATGGAGAGAATCTAGTACCAAAAAGAAGTAAATTCGCAACACCGGGTGAATGTTTACAAAACTTATGCTCTAGAGTGACCTATATTCaattatcagtaaaaaaaaattttattactattggcctaatgtatttgaaaacgaaataaatattaacaaattatctatcaatattattaatttcaaattatttatattaaatcttaattattcacatacatttattttaacttaggaaaaaaatttaatctgaCTTTTTTCAGTCTTGGTAGAGGTTAAGGGTTTGACATACTAGCACCACTGTACACTTTCATACTTGTTTGTTGACAATACTGGAATGCAAGGAACGGACCTTATTTGAAGTAAGTAGGGGTATAGTATCTGAGCAAATCTATGAATAAGAACATAAACCATTTTTTGCATGCTATGTATCCAACTggataattttgtaatttaagcTTGAGATATGAGaacattatacctatgtatgctAAATTTTGTGTGTTCTTAAAATATCAGCTTTTACCCAGTTCAAATTAATTACCTGCAATGCTTCCTTTAAGATTTCTGTAGGTTTCTTTAAACTGTTGATTTAAGTCTTCACTAACTTTTATATCTTGGAACATTCTAGCTAGTTTATTTACATAATCTGCGGGCATACCAACTTCCCTTAGcctataaaaacattaatgtgttaactataagtctccaaagtaatatttaatgaattgtaCCATTCAACCATGTTTTCTTCTTTTTCAGAATCAGCTGAAGTGTCTAATATTAATCTACGAGTTAAATGTGCTTTGTGAAACCTCATAAAAACATCtttattttgaacatatttCAACACAAGTagctaaaaccaataaaaatattactagcAAATTAAACTAATAGTAGTGTAAATTGCATACATACCACATCTTTCAATTTACTTTCAATCTCATCAGCAGTTAATCTCTTACTTAAAGGGGTTTTTCTTAATAACATATCACAATAATTAGCTAATAATTCTGGACATTTTGATTCAGGCTGACACTTAACTGcagaattctaaaaaaatagataaacaataatgaaaaaCCACTTTTacaattatctattattattattaagttataatttaaactttggaAATTAGATAACTCATCACCCAACTTCATACCAAGATTTTACTGGGCATTCAATGCCAGCACCTAAACTGTACATGACCTAGACATCTAATCAATGTTACACAAACAAATgtcaaatatgaaaaacaactataataaacCATGCCCCTATCATGTCAAATTTTAGTATCAAGATATCAATTTagcttattgtacataatatagtatatactatattcacATTATGAAACCTGAGCGGCCAACTTGTGTAAAGGGGTGTGGCTATACTACATGGCAGGTGTACAGATAGGACTATGTGAGTGACAAACAGGTATTGCCtgataaaaactgaaaatagcCAAGGTCTTCTTTCTTAAGGGCTTCGGAGCCAGTGGGTTTTTAGTACAGTAAAATTTCTCACAGGAAATCTCGTTGTAGgctttcgtttattttttattttaaagaagagAATATTTTGCAGGTCGGATCAGAGcctgattttcaaaattataattatagaagctaAAATACGCATGTGAATAAtggacaatatttttatttttcaaacttattCCTTTAGcacaatttaaagtaaaatgaaaatttgggctttaatagtttaatccGAACGGAAAATAATTCTCCtcactgataaaaaaaatttatctagatcCAACATATCAATGAAGCATGAGAGTTTGTCCTGTGAAgtcatttttgttgatttaataCACCGTGTATCAACCCACCCTAAATAGGTACACAGCAGTAGatttgtttaaaagtattataataaattgaggtAGTAGCAACTAAAATTTAGTTTAAGGGCGTCGGTGTCGGTATTACCAATTTTCCCCAATTCTATTACAGCATTTATATAGAATTGAGGAAAATTGGAAATACCGacaccgacacccttaatgtaaattaagtaaatattgtagataaaaattaaaagttaaataaataaattagataacgAGTACacttcccagacagcattttgtaacaataatattataatagtattataataacattatactaatattatttgtgattataatgttataataatattattaaacaaaaaattgcagTCTGGGATTactacaacaaaaattaaatagataaaatacctataatttacttctaaattagaatataatataaaagtgattATCAATAATTTGAAGTGATAGCTCCcaaagattttcaattttttcacgACACGTAAAACTATTTTGCTTTTATGCATTCATAGCCAATATCATGTGTTGGCAAATCAATAAGAGGTTGCAGCTTCCAAGGTTGAGAATcactaacaaataatattaaataactaacttGTTTTGTAGGTAGTTCTAATCGAAACACAGTAGTATCATTAACTACTTGTTTGTATGCTTTATCCCTTGCAGTTAAGAACCTTGGGTCATCATTAAATGCTTCTcgtactaaattactaaatttatgAAACAATAGAAGAAGTTGTTCCACATATTTTTCCGAATCCTATAATtaagtgaataaatatattaaaatgtatatgctaTAATGTTGATGAGGTTATAATCATTGTTCATACTAACAAAAACATTAACTTTACCTGAGTTATAATGTCTGCTGATGCCATCATGTCTGCTAAGCCAGCACTTACAATATAATCTTCTAaatcttttaacatttttaagattCCATCTGGTACTCGGTccattagtttaaataaaagtgttagttctggaataaaaaataaaataagagcaAATTctcaatttgattatttatttataatatactttcagTATCGTTGCTTTTAATCATATCTGTACATTCAGCTAAAATAGTATGGCGGAAATTAGAAACCAACACCACAACGCAACAATCTGTCaactaaaaatcaatattacattgaaacatttaaccatagtattaatttaaaattaaaccaaatTATACAATACCATTTGGACAGAGCCACTATtagtttctaaatatttttgagcACGAACTTCTTCTTCCCGAAGTTTCATATCAGCATATCGCAtataattttgaacaccatGATGCTCTAAATATTCAGGAGCTTTTGCTTTATAAAATGCTTCTGTTGTTTCTATATATGCTCGTTCAAAATAATCTCTATATATTTGAAGTTTATCCTCATAATTTGAGCATAGATTAACTAAAACAGTAATTTTTGCTATTTAGAATTAGTGGTACAGGAgatgaattataacaaaaatgtatgctCACTCACCATATGATTCTCTTACTCCTATAACTAATTGAGAGTCGAACGCTTCTCCGTTACGCTCTAAGTAAACAAGTTTCATAGCTGAATCTTGAAGTCtttgttttatatcattaa
It contains:
- the LOC100165766 gene encoding cullin-5 → MSQIKSDKTIVRFEEKWPEMRPIVIQLLQQEPVTQNEWQDLFYAVHLVCLWDEQGPIKMRQFLKTDIMEFIKKAQQRVMAHQEDQALLKAYITEWRKFFTQCNYLPTPFRQLENSLTGKSSIGSKKCNSDKDSVVRKLMLDSWNQSIFNDIKQRLQDSAMKLVYLERNGEAFDSQLVIGVRESYVNLCSNYEDKLQIYRDYFERAYIETTEAFYKAKAPEYLEHHGVQNYMRYADMKLREEEVRAQKYLETNSGSVQMLTDCCVVVLVSNFRHTILAECTDMIKSNDTEKLTLLFKLMDRVPDGILKMLKDLEDYIVSAGLADMMASADIITQDSEKYVEQLLLLFHKFSNLVREAFNDDPRFLTARDKAYKQVVNDTTVFRLELPTKQNSAVKCQPESKCPELLANYCDMLLRKTPLSKRLTADEIESKLKDVLLVLKYVQNKDVFMRFHKAHLTRRLILDTSADSEKEENMVEWLREVGMPADYVNKLARMFQDIKVSEDLNQQFKETYRNLKGSIADSINIKILNAGAWSRGSERVTVSLPMELEDYIPEVEDFYRKKHSGRKLQWYHHMSNGTITFLNEIGRFDIDVTTFQMAVLFAWNQRPKDKISYENLRLATELPDPELRRTLWSLVNFPKLKKQVVLVVPEVPSPKEFNENTIFWINEQFSIVKNGKLQKRGKINLIGRLQLSTERSKEEDNECIVQLRILRVQEAIIKILKMRKQISNWNLQTELVDILKNMFLPSKKMIKEQVEWLIEHKYMKRDEDDINLFVYIA